From one Nitrososphaerota archaeon genomic stretch:
- a CDS encoding SLC13 family permease, whose product MSNKIHRTIAGIIGAALTALFVFPADKSLSLTFGYISWETLGLLFGMFTLVLALTESGFFRWLGLWTLEKTHYNSRYIFLAFPLLAAILSMYLDSITVMLFMASLTMEVAATLKFNPTAMLIAEIAAANIGGSATMAGDPPNIIIGTYFGYSFVTFMENTGVIALLVLPVVLGFFYLTSGRKLPVKTKEEQLSQNMMFDRRLVERDPWVFKVDRKDVIKDQWLFKVSLFDLGLAVVLLTLHSYLQISIAVVGILVALVLLVLGGNPASKTPRFLEKMDWSTIVFFGTLFVVVGGMEYTGVIEMLAHSITSIGGGSHLTLVSLILWLSAGASAIIDNVPFAATMTPLIKVVSQTAQVTQNPLTWSLALGTDMGGIATPIGASANVVGLSVAEKHQHRISWSQYCKLAIPATILAVGFSHLLLILRYLL is encoded by the coding sequence ATGTCTAACAAGATTCACAGAACAATAGCGGGGATTATTGGGGCAGCACTTACAGCCCTCTTCGTTTTTCCCGCAGATAAGAGTTTGAGTCTTACCTTTGGATATATCAGCTGGGAGACCCTCGGATTACTATTCGGAATGTTTACCTTAGTTTTGGCGCTTACGGAGAGCGGTTTCTTCAGATGGCTCGGCCTTTGGACACTGGAGAAGACTCACTACAATAGCCGATACATCTTCCTAGCCTTTCCCTTGCTTGCGGCGATTCTCTCGATGTACTTGGACAGCATAACGGTGATGCTCTTCATGGCTAGTTTAACTATGGAGGTGGCTGCGACGCTCAAGTTTAACCCTACTGCTATGCTGATAGCTGAGATAGCTGCTGCTAACATTGGTGGAAGCGCCACTATGGCCGGCGACCCACCGAACATTATCATTGGAACCTACTTTGGATACAGCTTCGTGACCTTCATGGAGAACACCGGGGTAATTGCGCTTTTGGTGTTGCCTGTGGTTCTAGGGTTCTTCTATCTGACTTCAGGGAGGAAACTACCTGTTAAAACAAAAGAGGAGCAGCTCTCGCAAAACATGATGTTTGACAGAAGATTAGTCGAGAGAGATCCGTGGGTTTTCAAGGTGGATAGGAAAGATGTCATTAAAGACCAGTGGCTGTTCAAGGTAAGCCTGTTTGACCTTGGGTTAGCGGTGGTGCTCTTAACCCTTCACTCCTATCTTCAGATATCTATCGCCGTGGTAGGCATACTGGTTGCACTTGTGCTTCTGGTTCTAGGTGGAAATCCGGCGAGTAAAACACCTAGATTTCTCGAGAAGATGGATTGGAGCACAATCGTGTTCTTCGGCACCCTCTTCGTGGTTGTAGGCGGTATGGAGTACACTGGAGTAATAGAGATGCTAGCGCATAGTATCACAAGCATTGGCGGTGGAAGCCACTTGACCTTGGTTTCCTTGATTCTCTGGCTTTCAGCAGGTGCTTCAGCTATTATAGATAACGTCCCATTCGCAGCTACAATGACTCCGCTAATCAAGGTTGTATCACAAACAGCGCAAGTGACTCAGAACCCGTTAACGTGGTCATTAGCCTTAGGAACAGATATGGGCGGAATCGCCACACCCATCGGAGCCTCTGCAAACGTGGTTGGACTCTCAGTCGCAGAGAAGCATCAACACCGAATAAGCTGGTCTCAATACTGCAAACTAGCAATACCGGCAACAATCTTGGCCGTAGGCTTCTCACACCTGCTCTTGATACTAAGATACTTATTGTAA
- a CDS encoding ammonium transporter, whose protein sequence is MDKRIVKLSKLLIEKRYRILLGIIATNLAMTVGRAFADPSGASILANDPLSKVSLATNMAWVLASSALIWFMQLGFAFLGAGLLRTKSQVNYWSKSYIDFSIGVVIFALVGFGLMFGGSGATFPAGIDSSGNIVYVPIPGIGSGNSLIGFSGFGLAGDAYDPLTLVYFFFQAVFAATSVTIVAGMVAERMKFQAYLLYTVLINILIYPVYGHWIWGGGWLATLPFGVGARDFAGSGAVHAVGGFTGLAGALLLGARIGKFNKDGTPNPMPAHNIPYCIAGTFILFFGWFGFNPGSTLGTIDYRTATVAVNTFLAGGAGAAILAYWTYFEQKNWKGKVSDPIAISTGALGGLVAVTAPAAYIAPWAAIIIGIAGGLIAVYGNFFVERKLKIDDPVGAFGVHGAAGLFGLLAVGLFADGTYGGVKGVFLFGEAGVGQLIAQLIDMGVVAGFSFGMGFIIFSVIKRITGLRVSPEVELDGVDKHEHGYVAYPETSLIRAEVKEVLELEKEALASEKTAVRVVRPSGPKEPIER, encoded by the coding sequence ATGGACAAACGAATAGTCAAGTTGTCGAAGCTTCTCATAGAGAAGCGTTACCGGATACTGTTAGGCATAATAGCTACAAACCTAGCTATGACCGTTGGAAGAGCCTTCGCCGATCCCTCCGGCGCATCAATACTCGCCAACGATCCTCTCTCGAAAGTCAGTTTAGCGACCAACATGGCTTGGGTGCTGGCCTCCAGCGCTCTGATATGGTTCATGCAGCTAGGCTTCGCTTTTCTGGGTGCAGGTTTACTTAGGACCAAAAGTCAGGTGAACTACTGGTCCAAAAGCTACATCGATTTCTCCATAGGTGTTGTCATCTTCGCCTTAGTGGGCTTCGGCCTTATGTTCGGAGGCTCGGGCGCTACTTTTCCAGCAGGGATTGATTCCAGCGGCAACATAGTGTATGTGCCTATTCCTGGAATAGGGTCAGGCAACTCCCTCATAGGGTTCAGCGGCTTCGGACTTGCCGGCGACGCTTATGATCCTCTTACATTAGTGTACTTCTTCTTCCAGGCCGTGTTCGCAGCTACATCGGTAACAATAGTAGCAGGGATGGTTGCTGAGCGGATGAAGTTCCAGGCCTACCTGCTTTACACGGTTCTGATAAACATCCTGATCTACCCGGTTTACGGACACTGGATTTGGGGTGGGGGATGGCTTGCAACACTTCCCTTCGGAGTTGGAGCTAGGGACTTTGCGGGTTCAGGCGCTGTTCATGCGGTGGGTGGCTTCACAGGACTAGCAGGTGCCCTGCTGCTGGGGGCCAGGATAGGAAAGTTCAACAAAGATGGGACACCAAACCCGATGCCGGCACACAACATACCCTACTGCATAGCTGGTACCTTCATACTCTTCTTCGGCTGGTTCGGCTTCAACCCCGGAAGCACCTTGGGAACCATTGACTACCGAACTGCAACAGTAGCGGTCAACACCTTCTTAGCTGGCGGAGCAGGGGCAGCTATACTGGCATACTGGACATACTTTGAGCAGAAGAACTGGAAGGGTAAAGTCAGCGACCCTATTGCAATCTCCACAGGCGCATTAGGAGGATTAGTTGCAGTTACAGCACCCGCGGCCTACATAGCCCCATGGGCGGCTATAATCATAGGCATCGCAGGTGGGCTCATTGCGGTCTACGGAAACTTCTTCGTTGAACGGAAGCTAAAGATTGATGACCCGGTGGGAGCATTTGGAGTCCATGGTGCAGCCGGGCTATTCGGGCTCCTAGCAGTAGGACTGTTCGCGGACGGAACCTACGGAGGAGTAAAAGGAGTATTCCTATTCGGTGAAGCAGGAGTCGGACAGTTAATCGCCCAACTCATAGATATGGGCGTAGTCGCAGGTTTCTCATTTGGAATGGGCTTCATAATCTTCAGCGTCATCAAGAGGATAACTGGACTTAGAGTATCGCCTGAGGTAGAGCTCGATGGTGTGGATAAGCATGAGCACGGCTACGTAGCGTACCCTGAGACGTCTCTGATACGAGCTGAGGTCAAAGAGGTTCTTGAGCTGGAGAAGGAAGCGCTCGCTTCAGAGAAGACGGCTGTGAGGGTGGTGCGCCCCTCTGGCCCTAAGGAGCCTATTGAAAGATAG
- a CDS encoding RNase P subunit: protein MRAPRAQQKALARSRVKILLAKAVETAKEDPELAQRQAAIARRIILRYNIRLPYSEKRLFCHGCKQLLIPGVNARVRLGYRPKAVKITCLECGHVYRKILAPRKGNVVAAERR, encoded by the coding sequence TTGAGGGCTCCGCGTGCGCAGCAGAAAGCTCTTGCGAGGAGCAGGGTCAAGATTCTCTTAGCGAAGGCTGTTGAGACCGCTAAGGAGGATCCGGAGCTAGCTCAAAGACAAGCAGCTATCGCTAGACGAATAATTCTGCGCTACAACATCAGGCTTCCTTACTCTGAGAAGCGGCTCTTCTGCCACGGATGCAAGCAGCTCCTAATCCCCGGGGTCAATGCGCGGGTGCGGCTTGGATACAGGCCGAAGGCGGTTAAGATCACCTGTCTCGAATGCGGACATGTTTATCGGAAGATTCTGGCGCCTCGGAAAGGTAATGTCGTTGCGGCTGAGCGGCGATAG
- a CDS encoding DUF6114 domain-containing protein gives MGSQGSPGTAFILSLIGGILMLVSGGLSSTWFMSGAPGFGGMMGGGFGGMMGGFGVPLGFMGGLSLLGLVSGIIVIIGALMLNTRPAEHTTWGTIILIFSIISLLGMGGFFVGAILGIVGGALALSWRPSAP, from the coding sequence ATGGGTTCGCAGGGAAGCCCCGGAACCGCGTTCATCTTATCCTTGATAGGGGGAATATTGATGCTTGTTAGCGGAGGTTTATCATCCACCTGGTTCATGTCTGGGGCACCCGGTTTCGGTGGAATGATGGGTGGTGGATTTGGTGGCATGATGGGAGGCTTCGGGGTTCCCCTCGGTTTTATGGGCGGTCTTTCGCTGCTAGGATTAGTGTCCGGAATAATCGTGATTATCGGCGCACTGATGCTCAATACACGCCCCGCAGAACACACCACGTGGGGCACGATTATCTTGATCTTCTCAATAATTAGCCTCCTAGGAATGGGTGGATTCTTTGTCGGCGCGATACTTGGAATCGTAGGTGGCGCCTTGGCACTGAGCTGGAGACCATCAGCACCCTAA
- a CDS encoding IS6 family transposase — MQTCKYCQSTNVVKHAKRGNVQRYLCKACNHHFLDNNVNFPRMRVNDHVIVTALNLYYGGLSTYKVAEQLSDIFGENVSHVTVLNWVQKYSVMVAEYVKTLKPETSGKIHHDETVVKIDKDNKWFWEAIDEETRFLVASHLSNSRTLVETTQQFKKIKEGCNPQPSVIFVDGSNTYDQAFEFAFGNPNKVGRPELVKRVGIRARETNNMVERVHGTLKDRLRPARGLKHNDTAKTWLDGYVINYNYCRTHKAIGQTPAQAAGIKVKGWKQLIQNAQASQCEEESKSQQIIEVKVSN; from the coding sequence ATGCAGACGTGCAAATATTGCCAAAGCACAAACGTCGTAAAGCATGCCAAAAGAGGTAATGTCCAAAGATACCTCTGCAAAGCATGCAATCATCACTTCCTAGATAACAACGTCAACTTCCCCAGAATGCGAGTTAACGACCACGTAATCGTTACCGCTTTGAACCTATACTATGGTGGTCTTTCAACCTACAAAGTTGCTGAGCAACTATCAGACATATTCGGAGAAAACGTTTCTCACGTTACCGTTTTGAATTGGGTACAGAAATACAGCGTAATGGTAGCGGAGTACGTTAAGACGCTAAAGCCTGAAACCTCTGGGAAGATCCACCACGACGAAACCGTTGTAAAGATTGACAAAGATAACAAATGGTTCTGGGAAGCAATCGATGAAGAGACCAGATTTCTAGTAGCTTCGCACCTATCAAATAGTAGAACCCTAGTCGAAACAACCCAGCAATTCAAGAAAATCAAAGAAGGATGCAATCCACAGCCCAGCGTAATATTCGTAGACGGTTCAAACACATACGATCAGGCTTTTGAGTTTGCTTTTGGTAATCCTAACAAAGTTGGTCGACCCGAGCTAGTAAAACGTGTAGGTATCCGAGCAAGAGAGACCAACAACATGGTCGAGCGTGTCCACGGGACACTCAAAGATAGGTTACGACCAGCTAGAGGCCTAAAGCACAACGATACAGCAAAGACATGGCTAGACGGCTATGTAATCAACTACAACTACTGCCGAACCCACAAAGCAATCGGTCAAACACCAGCTCAAGCGGCAGGAATTAAGGTGAAAGGCTGGAAACAACTAATCCAGAACGCTCAAGCTAGTCAATGTGAAGAGGAAAGTAAAAGTCAACAGATAATCGAGGTAAAGGTGAGCAACTAA
- a CDS encoding metal-dependent transcriptional regulator, translated as MVKSAQKSIEDYLKVVYSIQQQNGNKVSTSEISQTLNVAPASVTEMLKKLSEKGYIEYSPYHGTTLTSSGLTIAEKTTRKHRLLERFLHDMLKIDEVEVHSQACEMEHALSDEAEESLCRLLKHPDKCPDDGKIIPACNLPFSTCEECVEMHSKGLEQVGRRQQNLVSICNLKAGTCAKVSFIRGEHRVLQRLLDMGLTPGTPIKVERAAPLKGPVEVSVRGSKVALGQDIAANVFVENKHAENRV; from the coding sequence ATGGTGAAGAGTGCTCAGAAAAGCATTGAAGACTACCTTAAAGTCGTCTACTCGATTCAGCAGCAGAACGGCAACAAAGTCAGCACCTCCGAGATATCGCAGACATTGAACGTAGCTCCTGCCAGCGTCACGGAAATGCTGAAGAAACTATCCGAGAAAGGCTACATCGAATATTCACCTTATCACGGAACCACGCTTACAAGCAGCGGCCTAACCATCGCGGAGAAAACCACTCGCAAGCACCGTCTGCTGGAACGGTTTCTCCACGATATGTTGAAGATCGACGAGGTGGAGGTTCACAGCCAAGCCTGCGAAATGGAGCACGCACTATCCGACGAAGCTGAGGAGTCGCTGTGCCGTCTCCTGAAGCACCCGGACAAATGCCCAGATGACGGAAAAATCATTCCAGCCTGCAACCTACCGTTCTCCACCTGCGAAGAATGTGTTGAGATGCACAGCAAAGGGTTGGAGCAGGTTGGGCGACGCCAGCAGAACCTAGTCTCGATATGCAACCTCAAAGCAGGCACCTGTGCAAAGGTCTCCTTCATCAGAGGCGAACACAGAGTCCTCCAAAGACTCCTAGACATGGGGCTAACACCCGGCACTCCCATCAAAGTGGAACGAGCTGCACCGCTAAAAGGCCCGGTGGAAGTATCTGTAAGAGGCTCCAAAGTCGCACTCGGACAGGACATAGCTGCTAACGTCTTCGTCGAAAACAAACACGCAGAAAATCGAGTTTAG
- the feoB gene encoding ferrous iron transport protein B, which yields MSCHPSSSSNSKKPGGTGGITIALAGNANVGKSVLFNQLTGSSQIIGNWPGKTVERAEGTLKFEGEEITAIDLPGIYSFSTFGMEELVSREYIALEHLDVVINVVDASILERNLFFTLQLIEMNAPLVVCLNQVDEAKKKGITIDKEKLEQILGVPVVPTVGIRGEGVYDLTKTAVTVAKNGGCTNSTSNSRRADVRYGAEIEERIGSLDKEVAAGELGLEYPSRWVAIKLLENDPEIKKIVGAKSESIVKAADNLASEISAIHNEPCFSVIASERYALASRIANEVQQVESRVETTFSEKLEWVTTHRMFGYLTSAGVIAGLLLWTFSVGGLLSNVFSNALALFSPVDPKLSGSVEGIIWNGVYGGFVSGVTLVIPYVVPFYIMLAIIEDSGVLTRVAFMMDSAMHKIGLHGKALIPMILGYGCNVPAIAACRIMETKRERLLATYVITFAPCAARTIVILGLVAAFVNPWWALALYAIDIALIFVMGRVALRVVPGQSTGLIMEMHSFKIPSLTVVTKQTWIRTKSLIYLVFPLYIIGSAGIQVLYALGVLQYLSNAFTPVTVVWLGLPAIAGVLMILGLIRKELTLLGAVAIFGTTNLAPYFTPVQLIVLALTSIIFIPCISTVTILAKDFGWKTAATIATANFATAILVGGVAFRLLTLII from the coding sequence ATGTCATGTCATCCTAGCTCGTCATCAAACTCAAAGAAACCTGGAGGCACCGGGGGCATCACGATTGCCCTTGCGGGCAACGCTAATGTTGGGAAAAGCGTGCTGTTCAACCAGCTCACAGGTTCAAGCCAGATAATCGGGAACTGGCCTGGAAAAACTGTTGAGAGGGCTGAAGGCACACTCAAGTTTGAAGGCGAAGAGATAACCGCTATTGATCTGCCCGGTATCTACTCGTTCTCCACCTTCGGTATGGAGGAGCTTGTCTCAAGAGAATACATTGCGCTAGAGCATCTTGACGTGGTCATTAACGTGGTTGACGCATCTATTCTTGAACGTAACCTGTTCTTCACTTTGCAGCTCATCGAGATGAACGCTCCATTAGTGGTTTGTCTCAACCAAGTAGATGAAGCGAAGAAAAAAGGGATTACAATAGACAAGGAGAAGCTGGAGCAGATTCTCGGTGTGCCTGTAGTCCCAACTGTAGGTATCAGAGGAGAAGGAGTCTATGACTTGACGAAGACAGCGGTTACAGTCGCGAAAAACGGCGGTTGCACCAACAGCACCAGCAACAGCAGGAGAGCAGATGTCAGGTATGGTGCAGAGATTGAGGAGCGAATAGGCTCGCTGGATAAAGAGGTAGCGGCGGGTGAACTTGGGCTTGAATATCCGTCCAGATGGGTCGCGATAAAACTGTTGGAGAACGATCCTGAAATCAAGAAGATCGTGGGCGCCAAATCTGAGAGCATAGTAAAGGCGGCTGATAATCTTGCCTCGGAAATCTCCGCGATACACAACGAACCCTGCTTCTCAGTTATTGCCTCAGAAAGATATGCGCTTGCAAGCAGAATCGCAAATGAGGTTCAACAAGTGGAGAGCAGGGTTGAGACAACCTTCTCCGAGAAGCTGGAATGGGTAACTACGCACAGAATGTTCGGCTACCTTACATCCGCAGGTGTAATAGCAGGACTGCTTCTCTGGACATTCAGCGTCGGCGGACTACTATCCAACGTTTTTTCAAACGCCTTAGCGCTGTTTTCACCTGTAGATCCAAAATTAAGCGGCTCAGTTGAAGGTATTATCTGGAACGGCGTTTACGGAGGCTTCGTATCAGGTGTCACACTCGTTATCCCCTATGTGGTGCCGTTCTACATCATGCTAGCTATTATCGAGGACTCAGGTGTTCTTACCAGAGTAGCATTCATGATGGATAGCGCGATGCATAAAATCGGGCTCCACGGAAAAGCGCTGATCCCGATGATCCTAGGCTACGGATGCAATGTTCCTGCTATAGCGGCCTGCAGGATAATGGAGACGAAACGTGAACGGCTGCTCGCAACTTACGTCATCACCTTTGCTCCGTGCGCCGCTAGAACAATCGTGATCCTAGGACTAGTGGCTGCGTTTGTGAATCCGTGGTGGGCACTAGCACTCTACGCAATCGACATCGCGCTAATCTTCGTTATGGGAAGAGTCGCTCTTAGAGTTGTTCCGGGGCAGTCAACTGGACTCATAATGGAAATGCACTCCTTCAAAATCCCCTCACTAACAGTAGTGACTAAACAGACCTGGATACGCACAAAATCCCTCATCTACCTAGTGTTCCCACTTTACATCATCGGAAGCGCAGGCATACAGGTCCTTTACGCGCTGGGCGTACTGCAGTATCTAAGCAACGCATTCACACCGGTCACAGTGGTCTGGCTGGGGCTCCCCGCCATAGCTGGAGTGCTAATGATACTCGGGTTAATCCGGAAGGAACTCACATTACTCGGTGCAGTAGCGATATTCGGCACAACAAACCTAGCACCTTATTTCACACCGGTCCAACTTATAGTGCTAGCCTTAACCTCAATCATCTTCATTCCCTGCATCTCTACAGTTACGATACTGGCGAAAGACTTTGGGTGGAAAACCGCCGCCACAATAGCGACCGCAAACTTCGCCACAGCCATCCTAGTTGGAGGAGTAGCCTTCAGACTCCTCACGCTGATAATTTGA
- a CDS encoding UbiA family prenyltransferase, with translation MIAEAEHSHRSTRSISLFRSWTALLRSKPQPFSFTVAALIGSFLGAGEIPGVQTALEAGVMVYLISAAIYLYNDAVEVDLDRMNTQGTVKRPLTTGGASVGEAFALTAFAAAVGLLLAAVLGSLTLLLAASALSLGVAYSAPGIYLKKRFPHKTVVMAVSASLASMMGASPYTIFNMRVAIAVGVTSSYIVTMAIINDFRDIEGDRAFGIRTFPLVLGVPVSLMLMRTGFALTGALIVLSSILYHTAALFMVIALLGLTASIITTLPIASKSPEPKACRKVLKKIRLLHFLMQTALLSLIL, from the coding sequence ATGATAGCAGAGGCGGAGCACAGCCACAGAAGCACTCGTTCGATAAGCCTGTTTAGATCTTGGACCGCTCTCCTAAGATCTAAACCGCAGCCCTTCTCCTTCACAGTCGCAGCGCTCATCGGATCATTCCTCGGCGCCGGTGAGATACCGGGCGTTCAGACCGCTTTAGAAGCCGGGGTGATGGTCTACCTCATCTCTGCGGCCATCTACCTCTACAACGACGCTGTTGAAGTTGACCTTGACAGGATGAATACTCAGGGCACGGTTAAGAGACCGCTCACAACAGGTGGCGCATCCGTAGGCGAAGCGTTCGCTTTAACCGCGTTCGCCGCCGCAGTAGGTCTGCTACTCGCCGCTGTTCTAGGCTCCTTGACGCTGCTGCTTGCCGCCTCCGCCCTGTCTTTAGGAGTAGCATATTCAGCCCCCGGAATATATTTGAAGAAACGTTTCCCACACAAAACAGTCGTCATGGCCGTATCGGCTTCTCTAGCCTCGATGATGGGCGCATCGCCCTACACAATCTTCAACATGCGTGTAGCAATAGCTGTTGGAGTAACCTCTTCATACATCGTGACGATGGCGATAATTAACGACTTCCGCGACATCGAAGGAGACCGAGCCTTCGGCATAAGGACCTTCCCATTAGTGTTGGGAGTCCCAGTCAGCCTCATGCTGATGAGAACTGGATTCGCCCTAACAGGCGCCCTAATCGTACTATCCAGCATCCTCTACCACACCGCAGCACTATTCATGGTGATAGCCCTGTTAGGATTAACCGCATCCATCATCACCACCCTCCCAATAGCCTCAAAATCCCCGGAACCCAAAGCCTGCAGAAAAGTACTAAAGAAAATCAGGTTGCTACACTTCCTCATGCAAACAGCCCTGCTCAGCCTAATCCTATAA
- a CDS encoding ribosome biogenesis protein, whose protein sequence is MLTLIIADAALETVPKELRKHPSVKRSAAAREKRPEEILLDRSYHHAAMLRLEEHYRRGRPDLVHIALLEAASTPLFLEKQLRVCVHTIGGKAIFLGEGVRLPRSYLRFIGLMEQLLKEGEVVSEGQRLLEVTDLTFKGLLSRVDASVTIGLSRTGKPSSFEAVADYLASINNPVLVIGGFPRGHFTEATAAHIDRTYSISSLALEAHVVIARALYEYEKRVLKK, encoded by the coding sequence TTGCTTACACTGATTATTGCTGATGCGGCGCTGGAGACTGTGCCGAAGGAGCTGCGTAAACATCCCTCGGTTAAACGGTCAGCAGCTGCACGGGAGAAGAGGCCTGAAGAGATACTTCTCGACAGAAGCTACCACCACGCAGCTATGCTTAGGCTCGAAGAACACTACCGGCGAGGCAGACCCGACTTGGTTCACATCGCGCTTCTTGAAGCAGCCTCAACCCCACTCTTCCTTGAGAAGCAGCTAAGAGTATGCGTCCACACAATCGGCGGCAAAGCAATATTCCTCGGAGAAGGCGTACGACTCCCAAGATCCTACCTCAGGTTCATCGGGCTGATGGAGCAGCTCCTCAAAGAAGGCGAAGTAGTCTCAGAAGGACAAAGACTCCTAGAGGTAACCGACCTAACTTTCAAAGGATTACTGAGCAGGGTTGACGCTTCAGTCACAATAGGGCTGTCCCGAACGGGCAAACCGAGCAGCTTCGAAGCAGTCGCCGACTACCTAGCATCAATAAATAACCCGGTCTTAGTCATCGGAGGCTTCCCGAGAGGACACTTCACCGAAGCAACAGCCGCCCATATCGATCGCACCTACTCAATAAGTTCTCTCGCACTTGAGGCTCACGTAGTAATCGCACGAGCCCTCTACGAATACGAAAAACGCGTACTGAAAAAATAA
- a CDS encoding type II toxin-antitoxin system VapC family toxin — translation MRRSSPTTKTFLLDNNVFISAVKSPRKSTETLRLILRLIEDSQVKLVGNDLLVEEMLRYMELLKSETATTILAAPLNKIEIIIVQEKYRKICKAYVKTLDKADILHAATCLQADAAIITNDHHFDNIRDEGIITVWSIAEAINNI, via the coding sequence ATGAGAAGATCAAGTCCAACTACCAAGACCTTCTTACTTGACAATAACGTATTCATATCTGCAGTAAAGAGCCCGAGGAAATCTACTGAAACGCTACGTTTAATCCTCCGGCTCATAGAAGATTCACAAGTAAAGCTTGTTGGAAACGATCTTCTAGTAGAGGAGATGCTGCGTTACATGGAGCTGTTAAAATCGGAAACGGCAACCACAATCCTGGCAGCTCCGCTAAACAAAATTGAGATAATAATTGTTCAGGAAAAATACAGAAAGATATGCAAAGCCTACGTAAAGACCCTTGACAAAGCGGACATACTTCACGCAGCCACATGTCTACAGGCGGATGCAGCAATAATAACCAATGATCATCACTTTGACAATATTCGAGACGAAGGAATAATTACCGTGTGGAGCATCGCAGAAGCAATAAACAATATCTGA
- a CDS encoding Lrp/AsnC family transcriptional regulator translates to MKTNLVETTDGVDLRIISLLQEDSRLSFKKISNRLGISVGMAFNRVKNLEKKGVLKGYTVILDSVKLGYNLTVIIQIQAEGGHLTEVEREISKSANVIAVYDTAGSFDAALVSKFKDGVDLTAFIDHLRAMPHVKQATTIVAFNVIKEDCVKLPIR, encoded by the coding sequence TTGAAGACCAACTTAGTTGAAACTACGGACGGCGTAGATCTTCGGATTATCAGCCTGTTACAGGAAGATTCTCGGCTAAGTTTCAAGAAGATATCTAATAGACTTGGAATATCGGTAGGTATGGCTTTTAACCGAGTAAAGAACTTGGAGAAAAAAGGTGTACTAAAAGGCTACACCGTAATTTTAGATTCGGTCAAGCTAGGATATAACTTAACGGTCATAATACAGATCCAGGCTGAAGGGGGGCACCTTACAGAGGTTGAAAGAGAGATCAGCAAATCGGCCAATGTCATTGCTGTTTATGACACCGCGGGAAGTTTTGATGCCGCTTTGGTCTCTAAATTCAAGGACGGTGTTGACCTAACCGCTTTCATAGACCATTTGCGAGCAATGCCTCATGTCAAACAAGCAACCACGATCGTTGCCTTTAATGTAATCAAAGAGGACTGCGTCAAACTACCGATTAGGTAG
- a CDS encoding ribbon-helix-helix protein, CopG family encodes MTGPIRITAALDKDTAELLEKESKEASLSQSEVIRRALRFYHENKSITDVYLQKKIYTYMDMLLSGEHVILDVSHLLLFLSLIESSPMKERFWKDCREVARSHAEQFKSKVLTPKEFLERLEVCNFFRMNIESENEFTLILFSETSKEFVKTLLEEVFKTMGSQTEIKLDLAKIRIKVSEPIRPNPAKPFVSSTSRFYTDKPSL; translated from the coding sequence TTGACGGGCCCAATAAGAATCACTGCGGCGCTGGATAAAGATACAGCTGAACTGCTAGAAAAAGAGTCGAAAGAAGCCTCACTTTCTCAAAGTGAGGTTATTCGGCGAGCCCTCCGCTTCTACCACGAGAACAAGAGCATAACTGATGTTTACCTCCAAAAAAAGATCTACACCTACATGGACATGCTTCTCTCAGGCGAGCATGTTATTCTAGACGTGAGCCACCTACTTCTCTTCTTAAGTCTGATTGAAAGCTCACCTATGAAGGAGAGATTCTGGAAAGACTGCCGAGAGGTTGCAAGGTCTCACGCTGAACAGTTCAAAAGCAAAGTTCTGACTCCGAAAGAGTTTTTGGAGCGACTTGAGGTATGCAACTTCTTCAGGATGAACATAGAATCAGAGAACGAGTTCACCCTCATCCTCTTCTCAGAAACCTCCAAAGAATTCGTAAAAACACTTTTGGAAGAAGTCTTCAAAACAATGGGATCTCAGACCGAGATTAAACTAGACCTAGCGAAGATCCGGATAAAGGTAAGCGAGCCTATCCGCCCGAACCCAGCGAAACCCTTCGTCTCATCCACCTCAAGATTCTACACGGACAAGCCGAGCTTATAG